The Pantoea trifolii nucleotide sequence CACCAATAATGATAACGTCAAACTTTTCCACTGCTTTTATCCGCCTTGCCTGAAAGGCGCTGATTGTAGGGATTTGCGGCTTTTAGCGCCAGCTTCAAAAAAATGCCGTAAATGTGTCATAATGTAACTCACTAATTTTTAGCCGTTTTCAGCTAAATCTATACGCTGCATTACAATTTTAAGACAATAAAGAGCTATATTTTTCTTTCATATCGCGCACGTTGTCGCAGATAATGCGCCGCGTTCATGTCCTCCCAAAATGGCGTAACGTTTATGCTACATCTGTTTGCTGGTCTCGACCTCAGTACCAGCCTGTTACTGATTCTTGCTCTGCTGTTTGTATTGTTTTACGAAGCAATCAACGGTTTTCACGACACTGCTAACGCGGTCGCGACTGTCATTTATACCCGTGCGATGCGGGCGCAACTGGCGGTTGTCATGGCGGGTGTTTTCAACTTCTTAGGTGTTTTGCTTGGTGGATTGAGCGTGGCGTACGCCATCGTTCACATGCTTCCGACCGATTTACTGTTGAATGTCGGTTCGGCCCACGGCCTGGCTATGGTCTTCTCCATGCTGCTGGCCGCGATTATCTGGAACCTCGGCACCTGGTATTTGGGTTTGCCCGCCTCCAGTTCTCACACATTGATTGGCGCTATCATCGGTATTGGTCTCACCAACGCCCTGATGACCGGCACCTCGGTGGTTGATGCGCTCAACCTGCCGAAAGTCATCAATATCTTCATGTCCCTGATTCTTTCACCGATTGTAGGTCTGGTGATTGCAGGCGGTCTGATCTTTGTCCTGCGTCGCTACTGGAGCGGAACCACCAAACGTTCCCGCATCCATATGACGCCTGCTGACCGTGAAAAGATTGATGGCAAGAAAAAGCCTCCGTTCTGGACGCGCATTGCCCTGATCGTTTCCGCGATTGGCGTGAGCTACTCTCACGGCGCTAACGATGGTCAGAAAGGCATCGGCCTGATTATGCTGGTGCTGATCGGCGTCGCGCCGGCGGGATTTGTGGTGAACCTGAATGCATCCGGTTATGACATCACCCGCACCCGCGATGCCGTCAATCATCTGGAGCAGTATTATCAGCAGCACAACGAGTCGCTGACGCACATGATGCAGCTGGCGCCGCCTGTGGTGCCTACTCCGGATGAATCGCTTGGCGGTCCGCAGGAGTTTCATTGCGACAGCAGCCGTGCGCTGCAGGCTATCGATCGTGCGCAGCTGCTGCTTAACAACCTGCAGAGCTATGATCAGCTGACGGTTGATCAACGCAGCCAGATGCGTCGTCTGCTGCTGTGCGTTTCCGATACCGTGGATAAAGTGGCCAAGCTGCCGGAAACCAGCGCGGAAGATAAGCGCTTCCTCAACAAGCTGAAAAGCGATTTGCTGGGCACCGTTGAGTACGCTCCGATCTGGATTATTGTGGCTGTGGCGCTGGCGCTCGGCATCGGTACCATGATTGGCTGGCGTCGTGTTGCCACCACCATTGGTGAGAAAATCGGTAAGAAAGGCATGACGTATGCGCAAGGGATGTCGGCGCAGGTGACAGCCGCAGTATCGATTGGCGTGGCCAGTTACACCGGTATGCCGGTTTCGACCACGCACATTCTGTCGTCGTCGGTGGCCGGTACTATGCTGGTCGATGGCGGTGGATTGCAGAGTCGCACCATCAAAAATATCGCTATGGCGTGGGTGTTCACCTTGCCGGTATGTATTTTGCTGTCGGGTTCGCTCTACTGGATTGCACTGAAACTGATCTAAGCAAAGCGCAGAAATATTCGAGGGCGACGCGATGTCGCCCTTTTTTATTGCCAGATCGCCATCGCAATCAAACTCACCACCACCAAAAAACAGAGCCCGCTGGTCAGCACAAACTGTCCGCGCACGCGCTCACAGCGGCGAATGAACTCGTCGTCATGATGATCGTGATAGCGCCTCTCCCAGATATAGCGCACCAGCCGCACCTGCTTACTTGGCTGCCCGTGCGACGTGAAGAAACCCGCACCATCCACGTATTGATATAACAGCGGATCGCAACCGCGCAAAACGGCCAAAAGTGAGCGCAAAGAAGAGAAATAGCGCGCCATATTAACCAGACAAACCACACACAGAGCCCAAAAAAGCGCGATAGTGCTGATCATGTTCCCCTCCCGGCTGGAGCCGCAACGACGTCGAACGCAGCGGGGAATTGCTGTAGACGCCGCACGGGAAATAAACCAGCCATTGAATGATGTCGATTGCATTGTTGTTATGCGAACCTGAGTGCGCAACGCATATGGCAGTGGCACTTATTTTCAGTGTAGGAGATCTGTTGAATTTTTTTCCAGCGATGATTTTCGTTCAGGGCGAGTGAAAAAGCCGATAACGCTTGATCTCCCTCACAAGCGAACTTGCGCTTGCAGCATTTGTTAACAACTCTGGCTATACTCAGGACATAACAAAAACCGCCTGCAAGGCTGAAATAGTTGGTTGGTGGCGCTTCATCGCCGTCTCGCGCAAAGGAATCGCCGACCGTGAAAGCAGGAAGATTGCCCCGAATCTTGAGAAAGGAGTTTTATCATGGCTTATAAACACATCCTGATTGCAGTAGACCTTTCCCCGGAAAGCCAGTTGCTGGTTGATAAAGCCGTTTCGCTGGCCCGTCCTTATGATGCAAAAATCTCGCTGATCCACGTTGATGTGAACTATTCAGACCTCTACACCGGGCTGATTGATGTCAATCTGGGCGACATGCAGAAGCGTATTTCTGAAGAGACGCACACCGCGCTGAAAGATCTGTCAATTAACGCCGGTTATCCGATCAGTGAAACCCTGAGCGGCAGCGGCGATCTTGGCCAGGTGCTGGTGGATGCGATTAAGAAATATGATGTGGATTTGGTGGTGTGTGGTCACCATCAGGACTTCTGGAGCAAGCTGATGTCATCGGCGCGCCAGTTGATTAACACCGTGCATATCGACATGTTAATTGTTCCGCTGCGCGACGAAGACGAAGAGTAACCGTAGGGTCGCCATTCATGGCGACCTTCCTCAAAACCACTCGCTCTACCCCAGCGGCGGATAAATATCAAAACGATGGCTTTTGGTCACCACTGCATCCTGCGTCACCACGCCCGCTAACGGCGGCGCATAATCCGGACGCTTCACCACAATGCGCTTCTTCGCCAGCCGACGCGCCGGTTCCAGCAACGCATCCGCATCGCCATCCGCACCGACCAAAGACTGAAACACGCGCATCTCTTTCTTCACCATCGCGCTTTTCTGGCGATGTGGATACATCGGATCGAGATAAACCACATCCGGCGCTGGCGTGATATCGCTCAGCGCTTGCTGGCTAACGGCGTGCAGCAACGTAAGCCGATCGCGCAGCCAGCCGCCAATCTCCGCATCCTGATAACCGCGACGCAAACCATCGTCCAGCAAGGCCGCGACCACCGGATGACGTTCCAGCATGCGCACGCGACAGCCCAGCGCCGCCAGCACAAACGCATCGCGCCCCAAACCGGCCGTCGCATCAACCACATCTGGCAGATAACCGCTTTTGATGCCGACCGCTTTCGCCACCGCTTCGCCGCGACCGCCGCCAAACTTGCGCCGATGCGCCATCGCACCCGAAACGAAATCCACGAAGATGCCGCCGAGTTTCGGCTCATCCAGCTTACGCAGCTCAAGGTGCTCGGCGGTTAACACCAGCGCCATCGTTGCCTGATCGTCCTGCTGCAAACCCCAGCGCTCGGCTAAATGTAATAAGGCGCCGTCTCCGGCGCCTGTTTCATCGATTAAACCAATTTTCACAAGCCGGCTTATCCCTGAATTCCGTAGTGTTCCAGCATCGCATCAAGCTGCGGCTCACGGCCACGGAAGCGTTTGAACAGCTCCATTGGCTCTTCGGAACCGCCACGCGTCAGGATGTTATCGAGGAACGACTGACCGGTCTGACGGTTGAAAATGCCCTCTTCTTCGAAGCGCGAATAGGCATCGGCAGCCAGCACGTCGGCCCACAGATAGCTGTAATAACCGGCCGCATAACCACCAGCAAACACATGGCTGAAAGCGTGCGGGAAACGGCCCCATTCCGGGCTTGGCACCACGGCAACCTGCTTCTTCACTTCACGCAGGGTTTCGAGGATGCGTGCGCCTTGCGCAGGATCGAACTCGGTATGCAGACGGAAATCGAACAGGCCGAACTCCAGCTGACGCAGGATAAACAGCGCCGCCTGATAGTTTTTCGCCGCCAGCATTTTATCCAGCAGTTCTTTCGGCAACGGCTCGCCGGTTTCGTAGTGGCCTGAGATAAACGCCAGCGCTTCCGGCTCCCAGCACCAGTTTTCCATAAACTGGCTTGGCAGCTCGACGGCATCCCACGGCACACCGCTGATACCGGATACGCCCGGCGTTTCGATGCGCGTCAGCATATGGTGCAGACCGTGACCGAATTCATGGAACAGCGTGATCACTTCATCGTGCGTGAACAGCGCCGGTTTGCCCTGCAGCGGACGGTTAAAGTTACAGGTGAGATAGGCCACCGGCTTTTGCAGGCTGCCGTCGGCTTTACGCATCTGGCCGACGCAATCGTCCATCCACGCGCCGCCACGCTTGTGTTCGCGCGCATAGAGATCGAGATAGAAGCTGCCGCGCAGTTCACCACTTTCGTCGAACAGGTCGAAGAAGCGCACGTCTGGATGGTAAACATCGACGTCTTTGCGCTCTTTGGCGGTGATGCCATAAATGCGTTTAACCACCTCGAACAAACCACTCACCGCGCGCGCTTCCGGGAAGTACGGACGCAGCTGCTCGTCGCTGATGGTGTAGAGATGCTGTTTCTGTTTTTCGCCGTAATAGGTGAGATCCCACGGATTCATCTCGTCGACGCCGTACTCTTTCTTCGCGAAGGCGCGCAGCTGAGCCAGCTCTTTTTCGCCTTGTGGACGAGCGCGTTTCGCCAGATCGGTCAGGAAGTCGATCACCTGCGCCGGATTTTCCGCCATTTTGGTCGCCAGCGATTTGTCAGCGTAAGAGTCGAAGCCCAGCAGCTGAGCCAGTTCATGGCGCAGCGCCAGCTCTTCCGCCATCACCGGACCGTTGTCCCATTTGCCCGCATTCGGGCCCTGTTCGGAAGCACGCGTTGAATACGCGCGATACAGCTCTTCACGCAGTGCGGCGTTGTCGCAATACGTCATGACCGGCAGATAGCTTGGGATATCCAGCGTCAGCAGCCAGCCTTGTTGCTCTTTGGCTTCGGCCTGTGCTTTGGCGGCGGCCAGCGCACTTTCAGGCATGCCCGCCAGTTCCGCTTCATCGGTTACCAGCTTGCTCCAGCCCATGGTGGCGTCGAGCACGTTGTTGCTGTATGTCGAACCCAGTTCAGAAAGACGCGCCGCGATTTCGCCGTAGCGCTTCTGCTTCTCTTTATCGAGGCCGATACCGGACAGCTCAAAATCACGCAGGCTGTTATCCACCGCTTTCTTCTGCGCGGTATCCAGCGCCGCGTAGCTATCGCCCTCTTTCAGGTTGCGATACGCCTGGTACAAACCTTCATTCTGGCCAACCCAGGTGCTGTATTCGGACAGCAACGGCAGCGTTTGCTCGTAGGCTTCACGCAGCTCCGGGCTGTTTTTCACCGAGTTCAAATGACTGACCGGCGAGAACAGGCGACCTAAGCGATCGTCGACTTCAGCCAGCGGCTGCACCAGATTTTCCCAGGTATAAGGCGCGCCTTGTGCCACAACGCGTTCCACCGCTGCGCGGCAGTCATTTAGCGCTTCGGTAACCGCAGGCACCACATGTTCAGGTTTGATGGCAGAAAACGGAGGCAGCGAAAAAGGCGTGAGTAACGGATTGGTCATAAGCGCAGTCCTTTCATGATGAAGTAGTGGCGCGAACTTTCGCGCGACGCATTTTACTAACATGCGGCTTGATGGCATGAAAATCAATGCCACTAAGCCTGGACCAACGAAGAAAAGCCCGCCAGAAGGCGGGCTGAAGATTATTTAATCGCGAGTTGGTAGTGAATCACATCGTAAGGCGCCACCCACGGCGGCAACGGCTCGCGCTCGAAGATATCTTTCGCCAGCGCCCAGCCTTCCACAGCGCCGCCGGTCCCCGTTAACGACATCCCTTCATACAGTAAAGGTGGCAGCGTATTATCAAACACCACCTTATCGTCGGCAAAATCGTTAATCACTTTGCCGCTCAACGTACTGACTTTCACACTCACCTGCACTTGCTGTTCAGGGATCAGCTTTGCATTAACTGATTTAACCGTAAACCAGTGCACGCCATTCTGCGTTAACAGGCTTTTGCGCTTATCGAGCTGCTTGTTCAACCGCGCGTAGCCTTTCTCGATCAGCGAGCCCATATTTTTATTGATGGCTTCCTGCATTGCCGCATATCGACGCGACATCTCTTCACTGTTCATAACCGAAGTGCCGGTTTGCAGTTGTGTGCTAAATCCCGCAATGAGCTGTTCAAGACTGATGGTGAGGCCGGTATCTTTCACCATCTGCAGTTGTACCACCGCGTTGCTGGCGATGGATTGCCCCAACATATAACCATCGCGCTCAGCATCACTTTTGGGATCCGTGAGCGGTGCCGCCGCAACAACGGGCTGCTTTTTCGCTGTTTCAAGTTCTGCGGTGAGTTTATCGCTGCTCGCTTGTAGCCTCTTTTCCTGCTGTTCGTTCTTCAATTGCAGAGCGGCTTTCTGCTTTTCCAGTTCGATAACGCGCGCGCGCAGATGGTTGAGCTGCGTCTGGAGTTCCGGCTGAGCGGCAGGTTTTTGAATTATTTTTGGTGCAACCGGTTTTGGCTGCGGTTTTGGCGTTTGAACTGGTACAGAAGGTAGCGTGCGCGCCGCATCGCCAAAGGCGTGCAGCATTTCCTCTTCCGAGGCCGCAGAGGCCAACGCAGGTAATAATAATGCAGTGCAGAAAAGGACAAACGGCAGATGACGCTGTGTCATCACAATCTCCTGTAACAGCCCTAAGAACACAAAAGGCCTCATCCCTATTATCTAAATAGAAATGAAGCCCATCAACAGCGCGAAATTTCGCGCTGTTACTTAACGAGTGTGGTTAAAAACGCGTGGTTTAACCGGCCTGGCGAATAATCAGCTGCGACAGACGTGTCTTAATGCGGAAGCACAATTCACGAATCTGGAATTGATAACGCGGCATCACTAAATCGTTAATATCCGCACCAATTGAATCTTTAATTTGCAGATATTTATTGGTCTGCGCACCGATTTTCTGGAATTCGGCTTGATAGCTGGCATAAGAAGCCTGGCTATAAAGGCGCATCGCGTCCAGCTCTTTGCGGCACTGCTGAATATTGCTCGAACGGTCGTCACTGAATGAAGCGGTCGCTGGCTGAGCCGGAGCTGAAGCCACAAATGGCGTACCTTGTTGCTCTGGCGCGTTTTGCGCTGCAGGCTGCTCTTCCGCGATCGGCGGCGTAACCAAGCTATGAGTGGGTTGTTGTTTCGCGCAGCCAGTCAGTACCAACAGGGTTGCCACCGCGACACCAGTCATTTTTTTCATTATTGTCACCAGGAGTTGTTTGAGATGCTTTAAGCAAAAAATTATACGGCTTTAACCGAAAAGTTTCCTGCCAGAAACACCTGGCATTTCGCTCGCGACCGTTTCGCTACCGGAAACTAACTTATTTAATCCGTAATGAAATTTCGAGTATCACGTCATTCCGTAGCAAATTTACCGACAAGAAGTCTGATCGCACCGGGCTATAGCGGCGCATGGGCGCAAAACTTAAGCGGCAGCCAAAACGTCAGCAATTTTTATGCAGCGCGGCTATAATTGCGCCACACACGATGTTTTCACTCCCTTTGATGCAACCGCGGACCCCCTTTTTTTATGCTGAGTTATCGCCACAGTTTTCATGCCGGCAACCATGCCGACGTGCTGAAACACACCGTTGAAAGCCTGATCCTCACCGCTCTGATGGAGAAGGAAAAACCTTTCCTCTATCTGGATACCCACGCCGGTGCCGGACGTTACCTGCTGAGCGGAGAGCACGCCGAGCGTACCGGTGAATATCTGGAAGGCATTGGCCGCATCTGGCAGCAGCCGGATGTGCCGGAGTTGCTCAAGCCGTATCTCTCGGCGGTGCGTAATCTCAATCCGCACGGCACCTTAAAGTATTATCCGGGTTCGCCGTTGATTGCCCGCTTCCTGCTGCGTGAAGAGGACAAAATGGAGCTGACCGAGCTGCACTCCAGCGATTATCCGCTGCTGCGCACCGAGTTCAGCAAAGATTCCCGCGCGCGCGTGGCGCGTGGCGATGGCTACCAGCAGCTGAAAGCCAAGCTGCCGCCGCTGAGCCGTCGCGGCCTGATTCTGATCGATCCGCCGTATGAGATGAAAAGCGATTATCAGGATGTGGTGAAAGGCATTCAGGAAGGTCACAAGCGTTTCGCCACCGGCGTGTTTGCGCTGTGGTATCCGGTGGTGATGCGTCAGCAGATCAAGCATATGGTTAAAGATCTGCAGGCCACCAATATCCGCAACATTCTGCAGATTGAGCTAGCGGTCCGTCCGGACAGCGATCAGCGCGGCATGACGGCCTCCGGCATGATCGTGATTAACCCGCCGTGGAAGCTGAAAGCGCAGATGGAAGAGCTGCTGCCCTGGCTGCATCAGAAATTGGTGCCCGCCGGAACCGGTCACTTCAGCGTCACGCAGATCGTGCCAGAGTAAGTTCGCTGACTACGTCGCCAGCCTATCAGGACAATTATCATGTGGATCATTCTGGCTGGCGCACTTGCTGTGCTGTCGCCCGCTAAACGTTTTTCGGTACTGCTGCTCACGCTCGCCACTATTTTGGGGCTGTTCGAAGATGTGCTGGATTGGCCAGCGATGGTGCTGCTCGGCGCGATTGCCGTCATCGCCTGGATTCGCGTGGAAAATAACGCACGCTGGATTCAGCTGGTGAGTGAAGCCGCGCTGGTTGCCATCGCTATCGGCCTGTTTGTGCACTTTTTCCCCGGTTTCAAAAATCCGCGTCAGGTGGAAGATGTGCAAGCCGGGCCGCTCAGCCTACCCTTTAGCTTCTCGTATAACTTCGATAAAGCGCTGATTCCGTTTGTGTTGCTCATCTGCTTGCCGCAGCTGTTCCGCACTAAATCCGCGCCGCCGCGATGCAAAATCTTGTGGCTGGCGCTGCTGGCGGCGATTCCGCTGCTGCTGTATGTCGCGGTTGAGTTAGGTGGCCTGGCCGTTGAACCACACTGGCCGGAATGGTTAGGCAGTTTTATGCTGGCGAATCTGTTCTTCGTGTCTCTGGCGGAAGAAGCGTTCTTTCGCGGCTATCTGCAACAGCGCCTGCGCCAGAAAGGCGGCCCCGTTGCCGCGCTGTTACTGACTTCGCTGCTGTTTGGCGTGTCGCATTTTCCCGGCGGGCCGCTGCTGATGGTGTTTGCCACCTTCGCCGGGCTGATTTACGGCCTCGCATGGCAGTGGAGCGGACGCCTGTGGGTCGCCACCGGCATCCATTTCCTGTTCAACATGACGCATCTGCTGTTTTTCACCTATCCGGCGCTACAGCACTAAACCTCGAACACCGCGAAATCATGTGCCAGCTCGGTCGCCGCAAACACCGACTGGCACTCCGCCAGCAGTTTCTCCCGATCCTTAGACAAATAGCGCGAGCTGAAATGGGTGGCGATCATCCTCTTCGCCCCCGACTGTTTCGCCACTTCGGCGGCCTGAAGGGTGGTTGAGTGGCCGCGTCCATTGGCTTTATCCTGCAGCGCCGCCTCCAGCGTGGTTTCATGCACCATCACATCGGCATTCGCGGCCAGCTGCAGCGCCACCTCGGTTGGCGCGGTATCACCAAATATCGCCAGCACTTTGCCTTTGGTTGCCGGGCCAAGATAATCGGCGCCGTTGATCTCTCGACCATCTTCCAGCTGGATGCGCTTACCCGCTTTCAAATCCTGGTACCACGGCCCGCGCGGTACACCTTCTGCTTTCAGGCGCGGCGCATCAAGGAAGCCCGGTTTATCGTGCTGCTCGATGCGATAGCCATAACACTCAATCACATGATTCATCGGCCAGGCCGTCACGCGCACTTCGCCGTCATCCAGCACCAAACCGGCTTCGATCTCGACAATTTCCAGCGGATAAGAGGTGTACGAGCCACTCAAACTGAGCGCCGTCTCGATAAACTGGCGAATACCTTTTGGTCCGTAAATAGTCATTGGTTCGGGTATACCGGCCATCGAGCGGCTGGTAAGCAAGCCCGGCAGCCCAAAGATGTGGTCGCCGTGCAGATGGGTGATGAAGATTTTCTCCAGCTTGCCCGGCTTTAGCGCAGAACGCATGTATTGATGCTGCGTCGCCTCGCCGCAGTCAAACAGCCAGGTATCGCCGCGTTTCGACAGCGTCAGCGCTATCGCGGTGACGTTACGTTGCAGGCTGGGCGCACCGCCGCCGGTGCCGAGGAATGTCAGTTGCATAATATTCTTCCCTGTAAGCGGAACCTGAATTTGACCCTATCATAAACATAGGCGCAATCTTTGCGCGTCTCGCTATCGTAGCGTTAAACTCTATGCCAATTTTCTTCCAACAGATGGACACAACGGATGACCAGACATTTTGACTACCTCGCCATCGGCGGCGGCAGCGGCGGTATCGCCTCGATTAACCGTGCCGCGATGCATGGCCAGAAGTGCGCGCTGATTGAAGCCAAAGAGCTGGGCGGCACCTGTGTCAACGTCGGCTGCGTACCGAAAAAGGTCATGTGGCATGCGGCGCAAATCGCTGAAGCTATTCATCTTTATGGGCCAGATTATGGCTTCGACACCACGGTAAACCGTTTTGACTGGTCAATTCTGGTGAAAAACCGTAGCGCCTACATCGACCGCATTCACAGCTCGTACGACAACGTGCTGGGTAAAAACAAGGTTGAAGTGATCAAAGGCTTCGCGCGCTTTATCGATGCTAATACCGTGGAAGTGAACGGTGAAACCATTACTGCCGATCATATTCTGATCGCCACCGGCGGACGCCCAAGCCATCCCAACGTGCCGGGCGCGGAATACGGTATCGACTCTGACGGTTTCTTTGAGCTCGATGCCCTGCCAAAACGCGTGGCGGTCGTGGGCGCAGGCTATATCGCGGTGGAACTGGCGGGCGTGGTCAATGCGCTGGGTGCAGAAACGCATCTGTTCGTGCGTAAGCATGCGCCGCTGCGAAGTTTCGATCCGCTGATCGTCGATACGTTGGTAGAAGTGATGCAAGCCGAAGGCCCAATGCTGCACACCGAATCGATTCCGAAAGCCGTGATCAAAAACGCCGACGGCAGCCTGACGCTGCAGCTGGAAAGCGGCCACGAGCAAACCGTCGATTGCCTGGTGTGGGCGATTGGCCGTGAACCAGCAACCGACAACCTCAATCTGGCGGCAACCGGCGTGGCGCTGAACGACAAAGGCTACATCAACGTCGATAAATTCCAGAACACCAACGTGAAAGGCATCTACGCGGTGGGCGATAACACCGGCGCGGTGGAACTGACGCCAGTGGCCGTTGCCGCAGGCCGTCGTCTCTCCGAGCGTCTGTTTAACAACAAACCGGACGAGCATCTGGATTACAGCAACGTGCCGACTGTGGTGTTCAGCCATCCGCCAATTGGTACCGTGGGACTGACCGAACCGCAGGCGCGCGAACAGTACGGCGACGATCAGGTGAAAGTGTACAAATCCTCCTTCACCGCGATGTACACCGCCGTTACCCAGCATCGCCAGCCTTGCCGCATGAAGCTGGTGTGCGTTGGCCCGGAAGAGAAGATTGTCGGCATTCACGGTATCGGCAACGGTATGGATGAGATGCTGC carries:
- the gorA gene encoding glutathione-disulfide reductase — its product is MTRHFDYLAIGGGSGGIASINRAAMHGQKCALIEAKELGGTCVNVGCVPKKVMWHAAQIAEAIHLYGPDYGFDTTVNRFDWSILVKNRSAYIDRIHSSYDNVLGKNKVEVIKGFARFIDANTVEVNGETITADHILIATGGRPSHPNVPGAEYGIDSDGFFELDALPKRVAVVGAGYIAVELAGVVNALGAETHLFVRKHAPLRSFDPLIVDTLVEVMQAEGPMLHTESIPKAVIKNADGSLTLQLESGHEQTVDCLVWAIGREPATDNLNLAATGVALNDKGYINVDKFQNTNVKGIYAVGDNTGAVELTPVAVAAGRRLSERLFNNKPDEHLDYSNVPTVVFSHPPIGTVGLTEPQAREQYGDDQVKVYKSSFTAMYTAVTQHRQPCRMKLVCVGPEEKIVGIHGIGNGMDEMLQGFAVALKMGATKKDFDNTVAIHPTAAEEFVTMR